In one Dehalococcoidia bacterium genomic region, the following are encoded:
- a CDS encoding methyltransferase: MRESLDSEIRGFMTSRVILTAAELDVFTRLDAEPHSAEELSASLALNARAATRLLDCLVAFDLLRKEQGRYRTTEQGSRLSAANPHSILPSVKHAVRLWNNWNHLTSAVRDGSNPTLNAGVRTLSDEDVQAFIGAMDIAARALAQDISQKYNAGPFQQLLDVGGGSGAYTIAFLQQNPRLRAVIFDRAAVIPIAKENVRQANLQDRVSFVPGDFYVDELPRRCDLVLLSAIIHQNSPGQNLGLFQKIHRALEADGVLLIRDWVMESSRTKPLGGTMFALNMLVSTPNGDTYTFEEIKANLEDAGFGDVELLTAGGGEKMDSLVQARKHESA, from the coding sequence ATGCGAGAGAGCTTGGACTCCGAAATTCGCGGTTTCATGACCAGCAGGGTCATCCTCACTGCTGCAGAGCTGGACGTGTTCACCAGACTGGATGCTGAACCGCACTCCGCCGAAGAACTGTCCGCTTCCCTGGCTCTCAATGCAAGGGCAGCCACCAGACTCCTTGATTGCCTGGTGGCCTTTGATCTTCTTCGAAAAGAACAGGGGCGTTATCGGACAACGGAGCAGGGTTCTCGTCTTTCGGCTGCCAATCCGCATTCGATCCTTCCCTCGGTCAAGCATGCGGTTCGGCTATGGAACAACTGGAACCATTTGACGTCAGCCGTCAGAGACGGCTCTAATCCGACGTTGAATGCAGGTGTTCGAACTCTTTCCGATGAGGATGTACAGGCGTTCATCGGCGCCATGGACATCGCTGCCAGGGCACTTGCGCAAGACATAAGTCAGAAGTACAATGCGGGCCCATTTCAACAGTTGCTGGATGTGGGTGGAGGATCGGGCGCTTACACGATTGCTTTTCTCCAGCAAAATCCCCGGTTGCGCGCAGTCATCTTTGATCGCGCGGCTGTCATTCCCATTGCGAAGGAAAATGTCAGGCAGGCCAACCTTCAAGATAGGGTGAGCTTCGTGCCAGGCGATTTCTATGTGGATGAACTTCCCCGCCGTTGCGATCTGGTTCTGCTATCAGCCATTATTCACCAGAACAGCCCTGGTCAGAATTTGGGTCTTTTCCAAAAGATACATCGGGCGCTTGAAGCAGATGGCGTGTTGCTCATCCGTGACTGGGTGATGGAGTCATCTCGGACCAAGCCATTGGGTGGAACCATGTTTGCCCTGAACATGCTGGTCAGCACACCAAATGGCGATACTTACACCTTCGAGGAAATCAAAGCTAATCTGGAGGACGCCGGTTTTGGTGATGTGGAACTGTTGACGGCAGGCGGCGGGGAGAAGATGGACTCTCTCGTGCAGGCCAGAAAACATGAGTCTGCCTGA